From a single Sparus aurata chromosome 13, fSpaAur1.1, whole genome shotgun sequence genomic region:
- the LOC115594427 gene encoding zinc finger BED domain-containing protein 1-like produces MESNEVEIEDAPPGYRSFVWQYFGFLIKKDKDGNRVTDKTKTVCKLCYAVTLYTTSNTTNMNHHLQRHHKNVKTAPEKTSLPKGQLTMKQALTLPLSSPRAKQVTRLIGEFIADYMAPFNIVENRKFIQMFKVLEPKFKMPCRGHFSEKVIPEIYNETKQSVKECLKNANCIALTTDGWTSRATQSYITITAQVIDEKWESNSFVLQTRELSESHTGVNIARVLRNALREWELTRPQTTIACVTDNARNMHIAVRESGLHPHIKCLAHVVNLASKRGLAVSRVARLLGRVRRVTTFFHKSTTATAVLANKQTQLELPRHKLITDVQTRWNSTYEMLARYLEQQAAVSAALSSPEIRRNAREIDTLDNTDISDVEDIVKLLKPLKTATKVVCDEKEPTVSLIMPLKYMIEQSMSPDENDTQTIASMKSAILLDISDWYSGDCNDMLQECIALDPRFRSLSHLNNEQRESVYARIREKAAGLHLQRNQTSDTDERTTRASASTSGAAAAEQAVVMIETAQGAEQSQEEPVEGERQTQDVTQPPPPKKTALEDLLGSSYTTLETVQSSRGIEMEILSYRNGIPIPLNSSPLEWWKVNAYAYPILAPLAKAYLCIPATSVPSERVFSTAGDIVCAQRSLITPEHVDMLVFLKKNQS; encoded by the exons ATGGAGTCGAATGAGGTCGAAATTGAGGACGCTCCGCCTGGATACAGGTCATTTGTCTGGCAGTATTTTGGCTTTCtcattaaaaaagacaaagacggCAATAGAGTAACTGACAAGACGAAGACTGTGTGTAAGCTATGCTATGCCGTCACTCTGTACACCACCtccaacacaacaaacatgaacCACCACCTTCAACGTCACCATAAAAATGTGAAGACGGCCCCAGAGAAAACAAGCCTACCCAAGGGACAGCTGACCATGAAACAAGCACTGACTCTACCCCTGTCAAGTCCGCGTGCAAAACAGGTAACCAGGCTCATTGGCGAGTTCATAGCGGACTATATGGCTCCATTTAACATTGTAGAGAACAGAAAATTCATCCAAATGTTCAAGGTGCTGGAGCCCAAGTTTAAGATGCCATGCCgaggacatttttcagagaaGGTAATCCCGGAAATTTAcaatgaaaccaaacaaagcGTGAAAGAGTGTCTCAAAAATGCCAACTGCATCGCCCTGACCACCGACGGCTGGACGTCGCGTGCAACACAGAGTTATATCACCATAACGGCACAAGTCATCGACGAGAAATGGGAGAGTAATAGCTTTGTGTTGCAAACTCGTGAGTTAAGTGAAAGTCATACTGGTGTTAACATAGCTCGCGTGTTGAGAAATGCACTGAGAGAGTGGGAGCTAACGAGGCCACAAACAACCATCGCTTGTGTCACAGACAACGCAAGAAATATGCACATTGCAGTGAGAGAGAGTGGTCTCCATCCTCACATCAAGTGCTTGGCGCACGTTGTGAATCTGGCCAGTAAGCGAGGCCTGGCTGTATCCCGCGTCGCGCGCCTTCTTGGCCGTGTGCGAAGAGTAACTACATTCTTTCACAAGAGCACCACGGCCACCGCCGTCCTGGCCAACAAGCAGACCCAGTTGGAGCTGCCTCGGCATAAGCTCATCACCGATGTCCAGACCAGGTGGAATAGCACGTACGAAATGCTCGCGCGCTACCTGGAACAACAAGCAGCTGTCTCAGCAGCGCTGAGCAGCCCAGAAATCCGAAGGAATGCGAGAGAAATCGACACCCTGGATAACACTGATATATCAGATGTAGAAGACATAGTGAAACTGCTTAAGCCACTGAAGACAGCCACAAAAGTTGTCTGTGATGAAAAAGAGCCCACTGTTTCACTTATAATGCCACTGAAGTACATGATCGAGCAAAGCATGTCACCAGACGAAAATGACACACAGACCATCGCCAGCATGAAAAGCGCAATCCTACTCGACATCTCGGACTGGTATTCTGGGGACTGTAATGATATGCTGCAGGAGTGCATAGCCCTTGACCCACGATTCCGAAGCCTGTCCCATCTGAATAATGAACAACGCGAGTCCGTCTATGCCCGGATACGTGAGAAAGCTGCAGGACTTCATTTGCAACGCAACCAG accAGTGACACTGATGAAAGAACAACTAGGGCCAGTGCTTCAACATcaggggcagcagcagcagagcaggccGTGGTCATGATTGAGACAGCAcagggagcagagcagagccagGAAGAGCCAGTAGAAGGAGAAAGGCAGACGCAGGACGTGACACAGCCTCCCCCACCAAAGAAGACAGCGCTAGAAGATCTCCTTGGGAGCTCCTACACTACTCTTGAGACAGTGCAGTCCAGCAGAGGGATTGAAATGGAGATACTCTCCTACAGAAATGGGATTCCTATCCCACTCAACAGTAGTCCACTTGAGTGGTGGAAAGTTAATGCATATGCTTACCCCATACTTGCCCCCCTTGCCAAAGCCTACCTTTGCATTCCTGCTACGTCAGTGCCCAGTGAACGGGTCTTTTCCACGGCAGGAGACATTGTGTGTGCTCAAAGATCACTGATTACACCAGAACATGTTGATATGTTAGTTTTTCTGAAGAAGAACCAGTCCTAG